The DNA segment GTGGGCTCCCCAGTCTATGCCAGAGCCAGGCGTCTCGACTCTGCCAAGCTTGCCATCGCCAAGGAGGAGTTTTCTACCATGGTGCACCTGGGCATTGTGCGCCGCTCGAACAGCCTGTGGGCTTCCCCCCTACATATGGTTGCTAAAGCTGAAGGTGGGTGGCAGCCATGCGGCGATTTTCGTTGGCTGAACAACGGCACTACCCCAGACCGTTACCCCGTCCCGCACATACAGGACTTTTCTGCCCACCTGGCGGGGCTGTCATTTTTTCCAAGGTGGACCTGGTTCGTGGCTGCCACCAGGTGCCGGTCCACCCAGCGGATGTGCCAAAAACGGCTGTGATCACGCCTCCGATTATGCTGTGGGGCGGTGTGCGAGCAGTGGGTGGGCGGAGTCTGGCAGCCTCTGTCTTTCTTCTCCAGGCAGCTCCGGGAGAATGAGTGCAAGTACAGCACCTTCGACAGAGAACTGCTGGCCCTTTTTCTTGCCACCAGACATTTTCGGCTTCTGTTGGAGGGTCGGCAGTTCACTGCCTTCGTGGACCACAAGCCGCTGACTTTCTCCATGGCCAAGGCCTCAGAGCCGTGGTCCGGCCGTCAGCAGCGGCAGCTCTCCGCGATCTCAGAGTTCACCACTGACATCCAGCACTTGTACGGCAAGAGCAACTTTGTCGCCGACTGCCTTTCTCAGCGATTGTGGGGTCTATCCATCTGGGGTTGGACTATGCTGCCATGGCGGCGGACCAGGCCACGGATTCCGCAGTCCAGGCCTACCGTTCGGCCGCTACAGCACTGCGGCTGGCCGACGTGGCGTTCGGTGTGGACAACACCACCCTCCTCTGCAACACCTCTACCAGTTGTCCTCTCTGGTTGACCTCCTCTGGTGCCGGCTGCTTGGCGCCGTCGGGTTTTCGATGCCATCCAAGGTCTTTCCCACGCGGGTGGGAAGGCCTCGGTTAAGCTGGTGGGCGGCAAGTTTGTTTGGCCCGGCCTCCGGAAAGACGTTAGAGCTTGGGCGGGCTCATGCGTGCCGTGCCAGCGTGACAAGGTGCACCGTCATACGAAAGCCCCTTTGGCGCCTGTCGTGGTGCCCGAGAGACAGTTCGACCATGTGAATGTGGACCTGGTGGGCCCTCTGCCCTCCTCCCATGGATACACTCACCTGCTCACGATGGTGGATAGGACGACCAGATGGCCCGAAGCTGTCCCCATCTCTTCCACCACAGCTGCGGACGTCGCCCGGGCGTTCATCGGGTGCTGGGTGGCCCGGTTTGGCATGCCTGGTGACATCACGAGTGACCGGGGCCCCCAGTTCACGTCAGAGCTCTGGACTGCGGTCGCTGACCACCTGGGGGTGCAGATTCACCGCACTACGGTGTACAATCCGCAGGGCAATGGACTGTGTCAGCGTTTTCATCACGACATAAAAGTCGCTCTTCGGGCCGGTCTTACGGACAGTAACTGGATTGACAGCCTTCCGTGGGTCATGCTTGGCCTCCGCTCTGCCCCCAAGGAGGACCTCAAGGCCTCGTCCGCCGAGCTGGTGTACGGTCAGCCTCTACGGGTCCCCTGGGAATATCTTCCTGACGCCACGGCTCCCTGGTCAGCCACCTCCCATTGTGCGGTGTctcgggccgccgccgccgccttcatTCTCATTCCCCCATCGCGCCACTGTCTGCCTCAGTCCTACGTGCCCAAGCACCTGCCAGCTGCGACGTACATTTTCATCAGGCATGATGGCCATCGAACTCTGCTGCGGCCCCCCTACGATGGACCCTTCCGCGTTCTGGAGACGGGGGCTAAGAACTTTGTTGTGGACTTGGGCGGTAGGCCAGAGCGGGTCACTGTAGACCGTCTCATACCTGCTCACACGGACATGGAGGAGCCGGTTCAGCTAGCCCTTCCCCCACGGCGGGGGCGCCCGCCAGTTTTGGACCGGGCCCCGTCGCCGGTCGGGGCTCCGACCTCCGGTGGCACCACTCCGCCGAAGCGTAGCCGTTTCGGGTGGCTGCTTCGCTCCCCACGACGTTGACtgtttctttggttttggtGAATTCTGGGGGGGCTGTGTGGTGGATCCACTTTGTGAGGGAGAAGAGACATTCACCAAAGAGGACTTGTACCTTTAAGAGGGGAGTAGAATCGGGGTTTCCGGTTCAGGGGTTATAGTGGTTATGTTTTTCAGCTGTCGgtttttaaaagaatactctgaagattttggacccacgccctatccctatcatttacaaagtgagataagctcataaataccttttttgtgtccgttcgtccagtgcctggctaacagctgttagcaacgtagttagcttagctcaactacggcaggtgaagaggagacagagccagactgagaaagtggacaaaatactccttccagtggtccaggggacagcGTATTAGCatgcgaagtaaatccgaatggttataaaactttttaaaagacgtgttttcttttcaatcccttaaaatagcgttttgatacacacagacctgcacaagcatagtgcgctgcggaaggatataccaggcgcacagcgactaagtctatgcttctactgctgtgctccggtatatccttccgcggagcactgcgcatgctcaGGTCTGTGTGGTctgcttcgttctatttttcacgcgagccgcgagcgccgggagcaccatatgtcaagctggatcaagcagatcagaccagacaggaagtcggaaacagaaaatcaggtcaattttcaaaataaaataaattaaatgacgattagttacggatGGTGTCGCtggtccgtctataatttgtcacttgggtctcaTCACAAGAGAgacggacacacaaacagacttaCGCACGTACacacccaatcaaacacacacacacacagcgacagagattcacgtaatgcagaaaaaaagaggacaggaggagaaaaagtctctccaaaacacacacatccatcctggcagagcgagacagaggaaacaaacgtgaaaaccgagagcagacgaaTCCAGTcgagtgcagtcgatgtgtgaccagcgtggagagcgcaggcagcagatacgcctccaggGTGAACAACCAAGTGCCGGCGCGGCagcgcgcgcggcgcctccgctacgcttccgcgtccagtgcgttcccggcgttagTGTGTTTAATTGATCTTGCATCTTGTCACGACGCATTTGCTACAGTAATGCACCTGTCAGTttgccttgtctttctttgtgaatgaataGTGTCGTGCGTAAAAGCGTGCACTGTACGTAAAGACCTCGACATTCTGAAAGAAGTATTAGCCtgtaaatgcagggtgtctgcatttttatttcatttgtctggctccccaagctcttcaagagattatttattttaaaataccgtcatatacattgttgcttcactatggtttagtattgaggccaggaaataaaatgtatttcatcaagttaatgtagcagtgtcctttgctgcagtgcatttgaaaaaaaggagagatgttcatttgattggtcaaattacgctcagctgggttaaacccactttctctcctaccctcttgcgccacctgcgccggtgggcgggatagAGGCGTGACTGCgtctggttcacgaaattagaaCAATTTTCTGGACATGCCCTGTTGACTTtctccgccgacggcgcactttaGCCCCACAGACAGCGGGCGGACTCGGCGGAGTCTACCAAGTTAGGGCCCCTAGAGTCTACCCTACCAGTATCTGCTCACTAATGAAGTCTGAGAAGTAGCTTTTAAGTTGACCAACTTCAACATTATTAAGATAGAACTGGAAAGACGTATTGTTTGGAGCAAGAGTGGAAAATAGAatgcaaatatataaaaatataataatttattaattATTCTAGGAAAATACCATATTCATAAGGGTAGATTTAGTAacacaaaatgttattttgttgcttttgaaaCCAAACAACACATAGAAACTATTAGAGATTCAAATAATAAGAAAGCTGATAAAACTATTGAATTATGGGATGCGTTTTAAGGTAGGTATAAAATGCTTTGAGCTTCAGCCTACACCATTTTTCAATTGGCATCTTTTATAGCTTTTGTAATTAAGTGCTCACTGTTTTCTACTGAGTACAAATCCTGGAACAAGTTTTTCCAGCACTCTACATTCAGTCCAATACCGTCCCTACCAACTCACGGCTCAACTATTTCTTTTCACAGGTCACTCGTCAAGCAGCATGAAAACAGCAGTACTGCGTATTTAATACGTACAGAGAAAGCGCAACTCACCTGCTGGTGAGTTTGGTCTGGTTGTTGCAGTTCTTTGGGTTGGATAAAGCTGCAGCGGCGTGACTGAAGCTCTTCCTGctccaaaacacagacagcagtctGGGTCAGACGCCTGGACCCCGCACAGGTAAAATGCGTTCAACAGTTGATATATTCTCTCGGTATTTGAATTGAAGTAATATTGAAGTAATATTTCAGCCAAACTTACTGTTTGACGCTGCAGTGGCTCATTCCGCCCTCCATCCGCTAGGGGAGCTGTGAGGAGTAAAACGACACTTAATAACACCGGAAGTATTAAGTCGGCTTCCGGTGTCGGTTCCTGTGAGGCAGCGGTGCACACTGCGCAACGCGTTTTTTTGTGCTAATGCGCTACTAAATAAACCTTTTTGACTCCTGTAGTGTTTGCCGTCGAAATGGTGAAACTTTCCGCGGAGCTCATCGAGCAGGCTGCTCAGTACACCAACCCTGTGCGGGACAGAGAGCTGGACTTGAGAGGTCAGTTCAGACGCCGCTTCGCCTGCGTGGCTGTCCATGTTAGCCGCTATGCTAGTTTTTCGCGGGCCGCTCTGCCGATCATTCAAAACACTCAATTCtgctttaaatatttacaacatCTATGGCCTTAGCAAATGCGGATTAAGTCAAATACGTAAACAGTATGGGATTAGGGGAAAATTGTGAATTGTTTCCCCAAAATGGCCTTCAAAATACACATCTGTAAAAGTAACACTTCTTACAATGGAAGTAAATGTAAATTGAGTTTATTTCAGGCTTTGTGTAATTCTAGGATGATCATCCTGTGCTGAAACACTTACAGGATTTAGGCGGTTATTGGGGTTTTTGTACATCATGACTGTAGACTGAAAGCTAATATAATGACAGCCCTGTGAGCGTTTTCCTCCATAAATTATATCACGATGTTCCTTTTTGGAGATATATAAACATTTAagcagggtttcccccagaaaacttgctaagcccggtggttggactgctggagaagcccaccgtgtttatgtaaaaaaaaaaaaaaaaagttttgtgttattgtaagcatttattaacattgCTTAAATGCATTTAAGTGTGATTGAAGCAGTAACATTATTTGAAACAAGACAAATCATGTCAAggattagggctgaacgatatatcgttatatcgatatcggcagtgagttctcataaatataactgcatttttttacatccttttgtatcaTGATCTTTTTATTGTTCTGAAAAAttcttaactttcactgaatccattgtaatatatcgtatcgatatcaaGATATCTGgtatggatatcgagatatgaaattttgcccatatcgttcagccctatcAAGGATACAGTAAAAGTTGCAGAATAAAGATATATGAATTTAGATTCCATGAAAgacttttttcatcttttgttgCACCTGGTTATAGCAGACaatagaaacagaaaacttGAAGACCAATCAGAGCCTCTCAAAGCACAtggatgaaaaagtgctcaaacatTTCCTGGAGTCTCAATACGTTAGATAGGAATAAGCTAATAAACAAATCTGTGTATTTTTGCAGTCAAAGGTTTTGTGTCTCTTgaccttttcatttcttttcttttaggtTATAAAATTCCAGTGCTTGAAAATCTGGGAGCGACTCTGGACCAGTTTGACACCATCGATTTCTCGGATAACGAGATCAGGAAACTGGACGGCTTCCCTTTGCTGAAGAGACTAAAAACACTGCTCATGAACAACAACAGAATCTGGTGAGCTCTGCCTGTCATGAAACAGAGTGTGAGACAGACACGTACCTGTGGAGTTTCCAGATTATTTCTTATTAGCTCCCACTTAATGCTGTAACCTTCTGACATGTCCCTTCAGTCGCATCGGAGACAATCTAGAGCAATGCCTGCCGAGTCTGACGGAGCTGGTCCtcaccaacaacaacatccaGGAGCTGGTGAGGATGAACCGTTCTGTATTGAAATGGTTGTGTTGGAAGACGCTTTCAGTTGATACTGACCGAGGTGCTGgtgctgtttttatgttgtGCAGGGCGACCTGGACCCTCTGGcctcagtgaaaacactgactctgCTCAGGTATGGCCACACTTGTTAACTTTAATGTGAACAAGGCCTCAGACATGATCTGACACGTTTCTACTGACTTTGTAGCTTGTTGAGGAATCCTGTGACAAACAAGAAGCATTACAGGCTGTACGTCATCAACAAAATCCCACAGATTCGCGTGCTTGACTTCCAGAAGGTAAAACTGAAGGTAAGAATGAGACTTGGTGTGAACACCTGAACTCATGATATGTCACTGCATGGTGTAAGAGATGGAAGGTAAAGCTCCAGTGATGATATTGTGGTTGCAGTTTCCTTTTGTCGTCCCGTTCGGCTCGGCCAGCAATTaacccagtttttttccccactgaaaCTGTGTGATATCGCCATAGGAACGCCAGGAGGCGGAGAAAATGTTCAAGGGCAAACGGGGTGCTCAGCTTGCAAAGGATATTGCCAGGCGAACCAAAACGTAAGACGAAAGTCCACGTcagacagcagctcctcagaAGCACTGGATCCCGGCTGGAGAGACCAAACGGCCAGCGATCAGTCCTTTTACTAGATTGGTtcataaacttaaaaaaaaaaataaatttaaaaaaatcaggcTTTAGGTTTGGGCTTAATGTTTTTTCTCATCGTGGTTTCAAACATCATGAATGCAAATCTGTGCAGAAAGTGTCTCAGAAATATGAGATGCATTGattctgtgtatttttatgACCTCCACTGTGAGTGTTGTGCATTTACAGTGGACttcatgtattttaatttttagaTAAAGTATTTTTCATCGCACCATTTGACATTTACTGTTTGAAATCAGCCCAAACCAGTCCAGtgttaaggtttttttttttttttttttttgttgttcattttGCTAAATCTTCAACCCTGATCTGAAACATTCACAAAATTTGTTTGATCAGTCTAAATTGTAAATAAGCGTGCACTATTGACTCAGCAGATTTAAATGTGCTTTTCCACGTTGTGATTGTGAAGCCAGAAGCTTTCAGGACTGCTGTCTCTGGACTTTGTATCAGTGTATTTTACTCAAGAAAAGATACTACACTTGAGAGTGACTACACTGGTTGGAGGTCAGAGAAGCCAGAGTGTGCACAGATATCAGAGCGAGGATTGTTCTTTCTTTCAGGTTCACTCCTGGAGTTCCTGCACAGCCTGAGAAGAAGACGGGGCCGTCTCAAGCCGACGTGGAAGCCATCAAGGTTCACTCTCTGCTATTTATAAAACACTTGGTTGATGGAGGATTGGATTTGTCGAGTGTCGACCAGTGCGAGCTGACTTTGACCTGTGTTTCAGAACGCCATTGCCAACGCTTCGTCCCTGGCGGAGGTGGAGAGGTTGAAGGGAATGCTGCAGGCGGGTCAGATACCAGGTCGGGAACTCAGACAAGGTCAGTACCAGCCAAGTTCTTCTTCTCAGAGCTGAAATatctctgcttttatttattaGCACATTTAGCCACAGTAATAGCTCTCTAGCTTTGCTTTATCAGCATGAATTATGAAACGAGCCCAAGTTGATGCATGACTGATCTGATATTCTGATGCATCGACGTCCATCCAggtgctgtggaggaggaggaagaggaggaagaagaggagacacCACAGATGGAGCCACACGTGGATGGAGGCTCTGGAGAAGAGATGAACGAAGAGGACCAGggagaggatgatgaagatatGGAAGAAGAGCCACCTGTTAATGGATCCTGAGTTAATGCCCAAGGCATCTTGTTGACCCTTGTAGATTTGTGTTGAACACGTATTGACCtgatttcttcttgtttttttgttttttttttaatttgtaaagCAACGGATATTAAACTGGTTTTCTtatacagttgtgtgttttgctgctttttttcatCAAACCTCACTTTTAACAACCAGTGTAATGAAAGCTTTCCggctgctggcagcagcaggtcaaAATTTGGTGGTCAGAATGACTTTTCCCAGCATGATTTCTCCCAGAGAAAGTTGATTCAGAATATCACTGATCAACTATATAAAATGCATTACTAAGAtccaaaaataaatcaaatttctatgagcacagaaaaacaaatattcagTATTAATAATTTCTCAAACGACCAAAGAAGTTGCATTCAAAGAAGCACAAGATTAAAGCTAGTCAGGTGTAGAGTATAATGGCACATTTTGGTAATATTCTTTTAGTTTTGATtcgaaaaaaaatctaactgaaCGATCGGGGCGGGGCTTCACTGTACGCATGACGTACGCTGACGTGGTTACGTCACGCAGTGACACGTCATCTGAAATGATGTGCATTTTTAGCTTCAGATAAACAGACATGGCGGATACAGGAAGAAGAAGCTACGAGAAATAAAGCACTGCCGCGCTGACGTTCGTCCACTTCTCAGAGTCTCCACGACAGATATCCACGTTAAAAGCCCGACATGGACGACGTGGAGATCGAAGACGTCAACGAGGACTCTCCTTTTCTGGTGGAGAAGGAGCCGCTCAGAAACCAGGACCTGACTTCCTTCACTGACATCGGTAAACTGATCCACACATGTCTGCTGGTTTAACGCTTTTTACTAATACCGTCTTCAGCTACAGCTGAGACATAAACACGGAAAGTCTGAATCTCTGCCCCTTTTAACGCAGCCCCTCATTAACTGGAGTTAGCATGCCGCTAACTCATGAGGTATATTAACTCgtgctgctgtggtgagtgGCCTTATTCAATGAGTCTTAACGGTTTCTGTCATATTGTTACGCATATATCTCTCCACTACCACTGTCAACATTAGGTTCACCTGTCTTTAAACCCAGCATGGTTATTCTGATTGTTTGACAACTTGCTGATCTACTGGGATTCTCACACAGCTATCCAAAGAGTTTCTCATGAATGTATGAGCAGAAAGGAGCtactgagcagcagctgtctgggtgtgtgtgttctgttgaaTTCAGAGAATGATCAGACTGACtggagaggggggaaaaaaaacatcaacaggatttgaaataaatgcagaagCACCTTTTTAAACGTTGGACTACAGCAGTAGAAGACCAAAGCAATCAGCTAATGAAACACAAGAAAGAAAGTTCATTTCTGATCAGATCGTCATCTCCCGGCAGCATGGATCCATCATGTTTTCATATCAGCGCTCCAGGATGTTTCCTCTGCATACTCCAGGCTCCTTAGATCCAACAGTTTGTTCAGATCAAAGTGTCTCTATGCCCATCGAGGACAGTGTCTTCTGTTGTGATGGCTGCTTCCAGCAGAATAACAGTTAAAATCATCTTACACAATGAATCGTGTTCACAAGAAGATGCCAACCTCCTGCTCCAACACGTCCCCAACAGATTGCAGACTGCAGTTTGTGTGATGCTATCAGGTCATGTTAAAGTGTGCAGTCGGGAAACTGATACAAGTGGTCTTTTCTTCCCCTGCTTCCCCAACACAAAACTGACTCACAATCCAGAGTGAGGCTGCAATCAGGCCCATCTGGGATCAGGGCAGGAGCTTTAAAATGATGTCTGAATTTCAGTGTTGTGAACCGGAAGAGTTACTGATCCAAAGGTAAACTCTCAGGCAGCTTTCAGGATATGGAGGCTCAGGAT comes from the Salarias fasciatus chromosome 1, fSalaFa1.1, whole genome shotgun sequence genome and includes:
- the snrpa1 gene encoding U2 small nuclear ribonucleoprotein A' — protein: MVKLSAELIEQAAQYTNPVRDRELDLRGYKIPVLENLGATLDQFDTIDFSDNEIRKLDGFPLLKRLKTLLMNNNRICRIGDNLEQCLPSLTELVLTNNNIQELGDLDPLASVKTLTLLSLLRNPVTNKKHYRLYVINKIPQIRVLDFQKVKLKERQEAEKMFKGKRGAQLAKDIARRTKTFTPGVPAQPEKKTGPSQADVEAIKNAIANASSLAEVERLKGMLQAGQIPGRELRQGAVEEEEEEEEEETPQMEPHVDGGSGEEMNEEDQGEDDEDMEEEPPVNGS